The genomic region GCGTCGGCGTCCGACCCGGTCCCGCTGCACCCAGGAGCGAAGCAGGCCCTCGGCTGAACTACGCTCAGGCACCGTGCGCGTCCTGGTCATCGGGTCTGGAGCCCGTGAGCATGCCCTTGTCCTCGCGTTGTCGCGCGACCCGCAGCTGACTGCTCTGGCGTGCGCGCCAGGTAACGCAGGCATCGCCGGGCACGCCGAGATCTACGGCGTGGACGTCGCAGATGCCTCTGCGGTCGCCGGCCTCGCGAAGGAGTGGAAGGCCGACCTCGTCGTCATCGGCCCCGAGCAACCGCTGGTCGCCGGGGCCGCCGACGCTGTCCGCGAGCTCGGCATCCCGTGTTTCGGGCCCTCGAAGGCTGCCGCCTGCATCGAGGGTTCGAAGGCGTTCGCGAAGGACGTCATGAACGCCGCGGGGGTGCCGACCGCCCACAGCGAGGTCGTCGACAACCCGGCCCGGCTCGACGCCGCCCTGGGGCGGTTCGGGCCGACCTGGGTGGTGAAGGACGACGGTCTCGCGGCGGGCAAGGGCGTCGTGGTCACGTCCGACCTGGCCGCCGCCCGTGCGCACGCGATGACGTTGCTCGACGGCGGCCACCCGGTGCTGCTGGAGTCCTTCCTGGACGGCCCGGAGGTGTCGCTGTTCTGCGTCACCGACGGCGTGTCGGTGGTGCCGCTGATCCCGGCGCAGGACTTCAAGCGCGTCGGTGACGGCGACGCCGGGCCGAACACGGGTGGCATGGGTGCGTACGCGCCGCTGCCGTGGGCGCCTGAAGGTCTTGTTTCCGAGATCGTCTCGCGGTGTGTCCAGCCGGTGGTCGACGAGCTGCGTGCGCGCGAGACGCCGTTCGTCGGGCTGCTGTACGCGGGTCTGGCGCTGACGTCCTCCGGCGTGCAGGTGATCGAGTTCAACTGCCGCTTCGGCGACCCGGAGACGCAGTCGGTGCTGGCGCTGCTGAAGTCGCCGATCTCGACGCTGTTCCTCGCCGCGGCGAACGGTTCTTTGGCGTCGTTGGAGCCGTTGGAGTGGGAGAACGGCTACGCGGTGACCGTCGTGGTCGCCGCCGAGGGCTACCCCGGCCGCCCGCGCACCGGTGACGTGATCACCGGCTCCGAGTCCGAGGGCGTGCTGCACGCCGGCACCCGTCGCCGCGAGGACGGCGCCGTGGTGTCCGCCGGTGGCCGCGTGCTGTCGGTCGTGGGCACCGGCAAGTCGCTGGCGAAGGCGCGGGACCGGGCCTACAAGAAGATCGCCGACATCCACCTGACCGGCTCGCACCACCGTTCGGACATCGCGCTGAAGGCCGTCGAAAACCAGATCACGGTGCCGTGAGCCTGCTCGGGTGCGTCCTGGGCAGGGCGGTGACGGCCTGGGTGCGCCTGGCCACACGTGCATCACCGCGTTGAAGCACAACGAGAAGAACAACTCGAAGGGCTGCGGCGGCGTCATGCGCGCCGCCCCCGTCGCCGTGGTCCTCGGACGTGCGCGAGGTCTTCACCCTGGCGGTGGGGACGGCGCGGATGACCCACCACCACCCCAGCGGCTACCTGTCCGCGGGAGTGCTGGCAGCGATCGTGCGTTCTTCGCTGGACGGCGCCGACCTGCCGTCAGCCGTGTCCGTCGCACGAGCCGAGCTGGTCCGCTGGGACGGCCACTCCGAGCAGACCACGTTGCTGGACAAGGTGGTCTGCCTCGGTGTTCTCCCGCCTGAGGAGATCGAGTCCGAGCTCGGCGGCGGCGGTGACACCGT from Lentzea guizhouensis harbors:
- a CDS encoding ADP-ribosylglycohydrolase family protein; this translates as MREVFTLAVGTARMTHHHPSGYLSAGVLAAIVRSSLDGADLPSAVSVARAELVRWDGHSEQTTLLDKVVCLGVLPPEEIESELGGGGDTVPEAWLSVLELRDVAERLCLSW
- the purD gene encoding phosphoribosylamine--glycine ligase — its product is MRVLVIGSGAREHALVLALSRDPQLTALACAPGNAGIAGHAEIYGVDVADASAVAGLAKEWKADLVVIGPEQPLVAGAADAVRELGIPCFGPSKAAACIEGSKAFAKDVMNAAGVPTAHSEVVDNPARLDAALGRFGPTWVVKDDGLAAGKGVVVTSDLAAARAHAMTLLDGGHPVLLESFLDGPEVSLFCVTDGVSVVPLIPAQDFKRVGDGDAGPNTGGMGAYAPLPWAPEGLVSEIVSRCVQPVVDELRARETPFVGLLYAGLALTSSGVQVIEFNCRFGDPETQSVLALLKSPISTLFLAAANGSLASLEPLEWENGYAVTVVVAAEGYPGRPRTGDVITGSESEGVLHAGTRRREDGAVVSAGGRVLSVVGTGKSLAKARDRAYKKIADIHLTGSHHRSDIALKAVENQITVP